The Gigantopelta aegis isolate Gae_Host chromosome 3, Gae_host_genome, whole genome shotgun sequence genome segment CACTAACACATTCTTGATATTCCTAGTTTCACTATATTTCTTAGAATTAAAGGTACGCACATTATATAGTTTAGCACGAAATGGTCATTTGGTATGTATATTCGTTATCATTACATAAAAATTGGCTTGCTTAACGACAgcagtagagcacattggttaatggATGTCTAACGTctcataattctgacacagcCTTCAGAGGAAACTTTCCAACTAGcagtaagatatattttataggcGCTTCCCCGCatacagtacagcacataccacggcctttgatataccagtcgcggggcactggttgggacgggggggggggacccaatGGGTTCCACGAGGTGGTTTCACTCTACGACCCAATCACCTATAGCTAGATTCGTACTTCACCGCCGACCCAATCACCTATAGCTAGATTCGTACTTCACCGCCGAGTCTTGTTGGCGGGTAGTTGACTCGCCCAGTCCTGCTTCTGTTCAAACTTAATCCTGAAGTCGGTGTAGTTTTAACACAGTTCGTATTAAAGTCAGTGTAGTTTTAACACAGTTCGTATTAAAGTCAGTGTAGTTTTAACACGGTTCGTATTAAAGTCAGTGTAGTTGTAACACAGTTTGTATTAAAGTCAGTGTGGTTTTAACTCGGTTCGTATTAAAGTCAGTGTGGTTTTAACTCAGTTCATATTAAAGTCGGTGTAGTTTTAACACAGTTCTAAAGTCAGTGTAATTTTAACAAAGTCGGTGTAGTTTTAACGCAGTTCGTATTAAAGTCAGTGTAGTTTTAACACAGTTTGTATTAAAGTCAGTGTAGTTTTAACGCAGTTCGTATTAAAGTCGGTGTAGTTTTAACACAGTTCTAAAGTCAGTGTAGTTTTAACACAGTTCGTATTAAAGTCAGTGTAGTTTTAACGCAGTTCGTATTAAAGTCAATGTAGTTTTAACAGTTCGTATTAAAGTCAGTGTAGTTTTAACAGTTCGTATTAAAGTCAGTGTGGTTTTAACGCAGTTCGTATTAAAGTCAGTGTAGTTTTAACACGGTTCGTATTAAAGTCAGTGTCGTTTTAACGCAGTTCGTATTAAAGTCAGTGTAGTTTTAAAGCGGTTCGTATTAAAGTCAGTGTAGTTTTAACGCAGTTCGTATTAAAGTCAGTGTGTTTTTAACGCAGTTCGTATTAAAGTCAGCGTGGTTTTAACGCAGTTCGTATTAAAGTCAGTGTAGTTTTAACGCAGTTCGTATTAAAGTCAGTGTAGTTTTAATGCAGTTTGTATTAAAGTCAGTGTGGTTTTAACACAGTTCGTATTAAAGTCAGTGTAGTTTTAACAGTTCGTATTAAAGTCAGTGTGGTTTTAACGCAGTTCGTATTAAAGTCAGTGTAGTTTTAACGCAGTTCGTATTAAGGTCAGTGTAGTTTTAACGCAGTTCATATTAAAGTCAGTGTAGTTTTAACAGTTCGTATTAAAGTCAGTGTAGTTTTAACACGATTCGTATTAAAGTCAGTGTAGATTTAACACGGTTCGTATTAAAGTCAGTGTCGTTTTAACGCAGTTCGTATTAAAGTCAGTGTCGTTTTAACGCAGTTCGTATTAAAGTCAGTGTCGTTTTAAAGCGGTTCGTATTAAAGTCAGTGTCGTTTTAACGCAGTTCGTATTAAAGTCAGTCCTTGCTGAAAGAACATTCCGTCCAaagatttaatattgaaaaacaaatgcgaCAATTGAGGACAAACGACCCAAAAGCTTTTTACAAACTACTTAAACGACCTAACGAAGATAATAACTTACCACCGTTAGATGTTTTCTATCATTTTTTCCAAACTCTAAACAAAGGCGAATCGGACgataacgaaacaaaaataaactttaataacatAGACTCAgatagtgaaaatgttttaaacagtagaattgaagaaaatgaaatattaaatgctataaaacaactgaaaaacgGTAAGGCACCTGGAATCGACAATATCattaatgaatacattaaaacaactgCCGGCATAATACTACCAATCTATATTAAACTGTTTAACATAATCTTCGACAATAGTGTTTTTCCCAATGAATGGTTGACTGGAttaattaaacccatttttaaaaataaaggaaatcgtTCATTAccagaaaattatagaccaATAACATTGCTCTGTTGCATCTCTAAACTGTTcaccacaattttaaataaccgattaaatgcttttattgaagaaaataatatactgaatgAATCTCAGACTGCTTTCCGAAAAGGCTACTCTACTACCGAccatctatttaatatacattctctgatagaaattttaaagacaagaaaaaggaaattattttgtgCTTTTGTAGATTTCCAAAAAGCTTTTGATCTTATTTCTAGAACTTGCCTATGGCAGAAActgttagaaaataatattaatggaaaattctttaaaataatttatcaaatgtatcaaggaatAAAGTCATGTATTTGTACAAAAACCGAAACCTCTGAGCTATTTCCATGCAACATCGGTGTCCgacaaggagaaaatttgtcGCCTGTCCTGTTTTCCCTgtatttaaatgatctagataattacttaaaaagccAAAATTGTACTGGGGTATCCCTGGATAGAGATGAAACGTTCGATAAAACAGctctttactttttatgtttattatatgctgaCGATACTGCGCTTCTCGCATCAAACGCCTCTGACTTACAACAATCCCTAAATGtcttttcacaatattgcaataaatggaaactcaaagtaaatgcaagtaaaactaaaataatcattttcaaTGGAACCAGTAATGATTACAAGAAAGTTTTTATACTTGGACATGATGTGCTTGAAAAcgtaaaagaatataaatacttaggtcttacttttaccaaactaaataaatttaatacaagcaAAAAACTACTAACTCAAAAGGCAacaaaagcaatgtactttGTTCTGTCTAAATCCAAAGACAATAACTTTTCAATAGaatgcaaattaaaactatttgattgCATTGTACTCCCGATTCTCTTATACGGGtgcgaaatatggggttatGAAAACATCGATATCATTGAAactattcatataaaattcCTAAGACACATCTTACCAGTTAAAAAAGGCACCCCGCTAttcatgttatatggagaactagGAAGAAGACCCCTTAaactaattattcaacaaagaattataagttTTTGGGCCCGTATCGTAtctggtaaacaaacaaaatcatcgtttttactgcatgaattaatgttacacgactcttctgttaatggatatagttataaatggataaaaatggTCGAAGATATATTTAACCAGCTAGGCATGACAAATGTTTGGATGTCACGGAACTTTTCATCCGTAAAAATACTTCTTAATCaagtaaaattaagacaaaacgaccagtatttacaacaatggaatacaaACATAACTTTATCATCAAAAGGTAAAACGTACACTATATTTAAGGAAAACCTTAGAttagaaaaatatcttattatattaccacaaacatgtTGGACTATATTactcaaatttagaacatctaatcactacttaccaatcgaaacaggacgctggaacaacaccccagtggaagatcgaacgtgcacattatgtaacaataatgatattggagacgaatttcactatttattcacatgtacttatttcactaactaccgtaaaatttgcttaagccatattattataataaaccaagtacgctgaaatttaaacaactaatgacgaatagcaaaataagtgttctcaagaaattatgtaaattaataaaagaaattattaataaatgcagtaaaccctaaaatatatgtatatgaattatgtacaatgtcttattactacccaagtatacatgtatatatgtgtgcgcatgtctgattagcacatttggtaggaattacaataatgtgacattacattactttattctaattgtattatattattcctTATTAttctattgcatttgtattatactattgtctctattactttattgcatttgtattaatactattgtactattgtctcctgtaaaccctatcttgtcactacagtttatatatcatgttcctcatatgccgttgtgtaacggcctgagtgtaataaagttctgttctgttctgttctgtcgtTTTAACGCAGTTCGTATTAAAGTCAGTGTGTTTTTAACGCAGTTCGTATTAAAGTCAGTGTGGTTTTAACGCAGTTCGTATTAAAGTCAATGTAGTTTTAACGCAGTTCGTATTAAAGTCAGTGTGGTTTTAACGCAGTTCGTATTAAAGTCAGTGTGGTTTTAACGCAGTTCGTAATAAAGTCAGTGTAGTTTTAGTATAACCGGATGTTTTCACAACACCCATGATtgcgcacaaaatttgagtactttgttttacaggtaccccacacGTTTCAAGCAGAAGGCTACTTAACActgtggtactagatgaaatataattgcatgtattttttgCTCTGAtgaaactaattattttttataactaacagtcacatttatcatcaatgacaggacttgtggtattaactgctctatcaaaggtcaaggtgcacctcgaactttgacccagccggatgttagttggtttagtactacctatagtgtTACGCTCTGAACGCTTGTATGTTGTTGTAGCTGACGTGTGCGTGTGCAGCGTGACGGCCAAGCGGTGGGTGAGGACATACGACGACACCGACCTCGTCCTCCAGCTGCCCTGCACCTACCGACTGACCGAGATCGAGGCTCGCAGCGGCTGCAACATGGTGGTGTCTGCAACCACAGACAGTCTGTTCGGCTTCGGCACGGCGGTCGACTTGAAGGGTCTCCAGTTCTCCGTCCACAAAGGACAATACGGGGTGTTCGGGACCATCGACGATCACGGGATTACGGTAAGGACAATACGGAGTGTTCGGGTACATCGACGATCACGGTATTACGGTAATGACAATACGGGGTGTTCGGAACCATCGACGATCACGGGATTACGGTAAGGACAATACGGAGTGTTCGGGACCATCGACGATCACGGGATTACGGTAATGACAATACGGAGTGTTCGGAACCATCGACGATTACGGCATTACGGTAAGGACAATACGGGGTGTTCGGGACCATCGACGATCACGGCATTACTGTAAGGACAATACGGAGGGTTCGGGACCATTGACGATCATGGAATTACGGTAAGGACAATACGAGGTGTTTGGGACCGTTATGGAATTACGGTAAGGACAATACGGGGTGTTTGGGACCGTTATGGAATTACAGTAAGGACATTACGGGATGTTATGCACCATTGACTATTACGGAATTAAATTGTGTGTATGGTGGGCGGGGGCATACACACTGTCTATAAGCCGCGTTATGGggcaacaaaaaaatataaacgGTGGTTGTGATAAAAATGCGGTAGGATTGAGGGGCTATGCCCAAAACCATCTCACCCCACCCTCCGCACTTTTGGCTACCCTTGTGTTTGATGAAGGGTTATGCGGGAGGAGAAGACAGAGGTACATACTGTGATCGACATTGCAAACAAATATGATGTGTGTTCCGATGATTATATGAATACTCTCCTAGCCACCTCTTTCTGAACTTACTaccaaaaagaaataaaattaaaattgctaGTAGTCCCAATTCAAGTACGCTAAAACCTCCTCAAACCagacgtttttcatggtccctttttaaataccaATACATGGCAGtacttctctaaaccggataccccttTAAACCGGAACTTTTACTTGGTCCAGTGGGTGTCCAGTTTTGGGCGGTTTCACTGTAATTGCATGGATCCAATTCATCTTTCTAAGGAACTCAACAAATACTGTATACATCTTTCAATAGAGATTATAACTTGTTGTCCAAACAAACGTCTTTTACTCATTCGTCGTCCTGCTTTatgtaatggtggtggtggtgatgatgaagatCACCACTCTCGAGGTGAAACTCTTCATAGTAACAACGGAAATCATCCTCATTCTCATCTTGAATTCTCCCAGAAACAGAACACGACAACTGGTCACAGCATCGGCTTCAGTCTCCCCGTCAACTTCAGGAATGGCGACCTCGACGTGCTGTGCTACATGGACGACGACAACGCCTACAACATCTACGTACCGCTCTGCGACACCGTGCTCCGTTACCACAGCAACGGGTTCGCGCTCGTCGGCTCGCTGATGGGCAATGCTCGGGTGGGAAAGAATCTGATGTGCGGCAACTGCGACGGCGTTCAGAACGAGCTGACGATGTTACCGTACAACATCGCCGACAACGTGCACTCGCTGGAGGACTTGGCGGCGGCCAAACTCTACTACACGTCGCTGCAGATCAGCGGAGATTCCAGGTAGAGTTAGTTACACGGGCGTACCGTGCTTCTAGCAGACCTCTTATACACTTTAaacattagtttgttttgttatacgacactactagagcacattgatttgttaatcatcggctgttggatgtcaaccacttggtaattcttacaAGTAGGGCTGAATTTATGatgtctgtttttcttaaacgcgggtgtttaagcatcgcaaatgtatgtagttacactcGTAATTATaaagctttgtaaattcggcctttAGAAAACACGATACAATTTTCcaataacagcaagggatctcttatattatatgcacttcccacaagcAGTCTGAACAGTCTGATTATTTCCCACATAcgtgacagcacataccacgatctttcatataccagtagcggggaactggttgggacgagaaaatcCCCAATAAGAGAATGAGTCCATTgaggggttcgatcctacaatccTACGATTGAAGCACCTGAGACGCGCGCACTACTGACTGAgttagatcccccccccccccccccccccctaaaccTGGTATAAAAACAACCTCCACTAACAACCAACTCTAAATCATTAACATCCTACCCTTTAATGCAATCGTCAAGATATTCTCAGCTTTCAAAGTGTGGCACTCGGTCGGGTAGTGTACGGTTTGTATGTATGCGTGAGGAAATTATGtgtgcaaatgttaaaatgGACCTTTAATAACCGAATTAAtcgttttattttttctttgtttttaaagctGATTTCACGAGGagttttgttttacagtataAAGCGTCCCATACTCACGTTATGCtcacgtggtatgtactgtcctgtctataaaatatcctttgcgcCTGTATGCTCAGAATAGCTAGCGTGTTGGAACAAGTCCCCTTCTCTCTGTAGGACAGGACGTACTCAGTgggaaaacgctcgcttgatgcgcggtcggtctaggatcgatccacgtcggtgggactattgggctatttctcgctctagccagtgcaccacaactggtatatcaaaggccgtggtatgtgctatcatgactgtgggatggtgcatataaaagatcccttgctattaatggaaaaatgtaacgggtttcatctctatgactgtcaaaatgaccatatgtttgacatccaatagccgatgattaataaatcaatgcactctagtggtgtcgttaaacaacacaaataaaccttctcggtatatatatatatatatatatatatatatatatgtatgtatgtatgtatgtctcagtctctgtctctgtctgtctctgtctgtctctctctctctctctctctctctctctctctctctctctctctctctctctttcttaaa includes the following:
- the LOC121367384 gene encoding uncharacterized protein LOC121367384 isoform X1, translated to MAISHFLGLAIVLSNFWIGYGARQNNADVCVCSVTAKRWVRTYDDTDLVLQLPCTYRLTEIEARSGCNMVVSATTDSLFGFGTAVDLKGLQFSVHKGQYGVFGTIDDHGITKQNTTTGHSIGFSLPVNFRNGDLDVLCYMDDDNAYNIYVPLCDTVLRYHSNGFALVGSLMGNARVGKNLMCGNCDGVQNELTMLPYNIADNVHSLEDLAAAKLYYTSLQISGDSRRCIDYKSHLYRCYPRDAVSVLKICSRVLTGTSEMGQCLRTRAGRQLLYNTFFECVKASCRRRKTSGLAGCLVIKNIALLFTCYYPHEMKC